The Rhodoferax sediminis genome has a segment encoding these proteins:
- a CDS encoding acyl-CoA-binding protein, with protein sequence MADLKAAFEAAVANSKTLSERPDNATLLKLYALYKQASMGDNSEKKPGFGDMVGRAKWDAWNGLKGTAPNDAMQQYIDLIESLS encoded by the coding sequence ATGGCCGACCTCAAAGCCGCATTCGAAGCCGCCGTTGCGAATTCCAAAACCCTGAGCGAGCGCCCCGACAATGCCACGCTGCTCAAGCTCTACGCGCTGTACAAGCAGGCCAGCATGGGCGACAACAGCGAAAAGAAGCCCGGTTTCGGCGACATGGTGGGGCGCGCCAAATGGGATGCGTGGAATGGCCTCAAGGGCACGGCCCCCAACGACGCCATGCAGCAGTACATCGACCTGATCGAATCGCTCAGTTGA